From Podospora bellae-mahoneyi strain CBS 112042 chromosome 3, whole genome shotgun sequence, the proteins below share one genomic window:
- a CDS encoding hypothetical protein (EggNog:ENOG503P654), with translation MSSPTSGNSPVRSGMETPPTPHPISDEVLRAVYASDMEMYPAGLSYDRLCSWVAACPEMSICWSSPKTGILGVVIVLPMLREYWEDLLVGKLKEPTVDAHTMFPHNNKREQKPQAEHVEVAGARQIGDGKAPNGRISAVQENEEQQEVGLHVYHIERLAVEPPTSKQRRFSEIAMEEVTRRAAEKKGWKVVGLSALVATDGGKRTFQRMGFKNTGYRELFVTKVIRRPSYAAIGIGNSPSIPEDAVDEPEELDMLYIYPEDGAGGKSVSEIIGYGRTVVAMSEMTVKRVSQEEGELPSLLMSSNGNGCALELSSSI, from the exons ATGTCGTCACCAACATCCGGCAACAGCCCGGTGAGAAGCGGGATGGAGACCCCGCCTACGCCTCACCCCATCTCGGATGAGGTCCTGCGCGCCGTTTACGCGTCAGATATGGAAATGTACCCCGCGGGGCTGTCGTACGACAGACTCTGCAGCTGGGTGGCGGCCTGTCCCGAAATGTCGATATGCTGGTCATCACCCAAGACGGGAATACTCGGTGTGGTTATTGTCTTGCCCATGTTGAGGGAATACTGGGAGGACTTGCTGGTGGGAAAACTGAAGGAGCCTACTGTCGACGCGCATACCATGTTCcctcacaacaacaagaggGAGCAAAAACCACAGGCGGAACATGTTGAGGTGGCAGGGGCCAGGCAGATCGGCGACGGCAAGGCACCAAATGGAAGGATATCTGCTGTGCAGGAGAACGAGGAGCAACAAGAGGTTGGACTGCATGTTTATCATATCGAGCGGTTAGCTGTCGAGCCACCTACTTCGAAGCAGAGGAGGTTTTCAGAGATTGCTATGGAGGAGGTTACGAGAcgggcggcggagaagaaggggtggaaggttGTTGGGTTGTCTG CTCTCGTCGCGACAGATGGTGGGAAAAGGACGTTTCAGCGCATGGGCTTCAAGAACACCGGCTACAGAGAGCTGTTTGTCACCAAGGTAATACGCAGGCCTTCATATGCCGCCATTGGCATCGGGAACAGTCCCAGCATCCCCGAGGATGCTGTTGACGAGCCCGAGGAGCTGGACATGCTCTACATCTACCCTGAAGATGGAGCGGGGGGCAAGAGCGTCAGTGAGATTATTGGATATGGCCGGACAGTGGTTGCCATGTCTGAGATGACTGTCAAGCGCGTCAGtcaggaggaaggggagctACCAAGTCTGTTAATGTCAAGTAATGGGAATGGCTGTGCATTGGAATTATCGAGCTCGATTTGA
- a CDS encoding hypothetical protein (COG:S; EggNog:ENOG503P5U0), with protein sequence MSNVDNSLDFFPRPALARCASHRKPSPLTSTAMASLPPYQYQPLDLDADSIRLVRLCKGLSNEQIHCELLETYVHASIGVPYEALSYTWGTIDREESIIVGRNSTLQVTENLYTALVNLRHPHTDRLLWIDAVCIDQNNDKERGHQVGQMRKIYQNAEEVLVWLGPGRTAEAQLAMKFLEDVNEQVSATDQLWSWKLRRENWRSELNWRKRKFLERLPDTTLAEYRGALEGLLASPWFRRVWIIQEVACSKKARIMCGRKSIPSRTFAIAPEFLDSAVDDHVQAILDVMPGFRRSESWWSHTRTLGILLRKFRESQATDIRDKVFALLGMAPDAEAEITPDYETDTRQIVQKTASFLVFGKVVDKKTYEFPLWSLRELPEKTDEMVEEALHRMMSGGGILSTDVWIHVPVSLDPADLLNGWNTRGEYGQYSTGFVRWNDQRILMKLARFVFREALDTLALLGPEPNLGQKASRPSVSLAVCLAAQYQQWKVVKLLIGYSTAVRKSDMDSLESPGLTRAIWMTAWKRHLKMIRLIKYGVDLDAKWEHGDLERADAIDLFNALVVVDGASDSALPEFDDSGTNLIGWWHIYVREVKIMELLAARGVPLDQIWAFPNRKNWVSNAPRIVETFIMHGMEIGPVCKALCKASGVGVVDSYEA encoded by the coding sequence ATGAGCAACGTTGATAACAGCCTAGATTTCTTCCCTCGCCCCGCATTGGCTCGCTGCGCCTCACACCGCAAACCTTCACCTTTGACCTCAACGGCTATGGCTTCATTACCACCATACCAGTACCAACCGCTCGACCTCGATGCCGACTCGATCCGTCTCGTCCGACTATGCAAAGGATTGTCCAATGAGCAGATCCActgcgagcttctcgagaccTACGTCCATGCCTCCATAGGCGTTCCATACGAAGCACTCTCGTACACATGGGGAACCATAGATCGAGAGGAATCCATCATTGTTGGCCGCAATTCAACCTTGCAGGTGACGGAGAACCTGTATACCGCCCTCGTGAACCTCAGACACCCACATACTGATAGGTTATTGTGGATTGATGCGGTATGCATCGATCAAAACAATGACAAGGAACGGGGCCACCAGGTTGGTCAAATGAGGAAAATCTATCAGAATGCCGAGGAGGTCCTTGTGTGGCTGGGTCCCGGAAGAACTGCTGAAGCACAGTTGGCCATGAAGTTCCTGGAAGATGTCAATGAACAGGTTTCGGCAACTGACCAACTGTGGAGCTGGAAACTTCGTCGAGAAAATTGGAGGTCAGAATTGAATTGGCGGAAAAGGAAGTTTTTGGAGCGGCTTCCAGACACGACATTGGCAGAGTACCGGGGAGCTTTGGAGGGCCTGCTTGCGAGTCCTTGGTTTAGACGCGTCTGGATCATTCAGGAGGTTGCCTGCTCAAAGAAGGCCAGAATTATGTGTGGCCGAAAGAGCATACCATCGAGGACGTTTGCTATTGCGCCAGAGTTTCTCGATTCCGCGGTCGATGATCATGTGCAGGCAATCCTTGATGTGATGCCGGGCTTCCGAAGGTCTGAATCGTGGTGGAGTCACACTCGGACTCTGGGAATTCTCTTACGGAAATTCAGAGAGAGTCAAGCGACTGACATTCGAGACAAGGTCTTTGCGCTACTTGGTATGGCGCCGGACGCAGAAGCCGAGATCACGCCAGACTATGAAACGGATACCCGGCAGATTGTCCAAAAAACAGCCTCCTTTCTTGTATTCGGGAAGGTTGTTGATAAGAAAACATACGAGTTTCCGTTGTGGTCATTGCGTGAGCTGCCTGAGAAGACGGATGAGATGGTCGAAGAAGCGCTTCACAGAATGATgagcggaggagggatcTTATCAACCGATGTCTGGATACATGTTCCCGTCAGCCTTGATCCTGCCGACTTGCTAAACGGTTGGAATACTCGTGGCGAGTATGGCCAGTATAGCACGGGCTTTGTGCGATGGAACGATCAGCGAATCCTAATGAAGCTTGCGAGATTCGTTTTTCGAGAGGCATTAGACACTCTCGCTTTGCTAGGGCCCGAACCTAACCTTGGCCAAAAAGCGTCTCGACCGTCAGTGTCACTAGCTGTATGCCTGGCAGCCCAGTATCAGCAATGGAAGGTTGTGAAGTTGCTGATCGGGTATTCGACAGCTGTTCGAAAGTCGGATATGGACAGCCTTGAATCGCCGGGGCTGACAAGAGCTATCTGGATGACAGCTTGGAAGCGTCACTTGAAGATGATACGCCTGATCAAATATGGCGTGGACCTCGATGCAAAGTGGGAACATGGAGATTTGGAGCGAGCAGATGCAATTGATCTTTTCAATGCCCTTGTTGTGGTCGACGGCGCCTCTGATTCAGCTCTGCCCGAGTTTGACGACTCTGGAACCAATCTGATTGGTTGGTGGCATATCTATGTTCGAGAGGTCAAGATTATGGAATTGCTGGCAGCCCGTGGTGTCCCGTTGGACCAAATTTGGGCGTTTCCGAATCGCAAGAACTGGGTTAGTAATGCGCCCAGAATTGTCGAAACGTTTATCATGCATGGTATGGAAATTGGACCCGTGTGCAAAGCTCTTTGCAAAGCTTCgggtgttggggtggtaGACAGCTATGAGGCTTGA
- a CDS encoding hypothetical protein (EggNog:ENOG503NTYP; COG:I; COG:J; COG:T), protein MPPGKFIHSAYTSALNVLNFCIAVIPITVSDKNLDTLNPNFQPLTDRDRRNMASYCS, encoded by the exons ATGCCACCTGGAAAGTTCATTCATTCGGCGTACACAAGCGCTCTCAACGTGCTCAACTTTTGCATCGCCGTGATACCGATTACCGTTTCGGATAAGAACCTGGACACCCTGAACCCAAACTTCCAACCCCTTACCGACAGGGATCGGCGAAACATGGCTTCAT ATTGTAGTTGA
- a CDS encoding hypothetical protein (EggNog:ENOG503NTYP; COG:I; COG:J; COG:T), which yields MASGQWVRNDDESDRKPTFGFMPNDGIVVPHQSVARALEIVKQALTNADFEGPIARSDGCPDVWEAIQQSGEPIFPEIVNVFPGGKRRPPIPLPEYEQVVLKMKDYRWKYNDYWQSSAGKTSSGNDFRVRHQALPEHANLIRSAC from the exons ATGGCGAGCGGGCAATGGGTACGAAACGACGACGAATCGGACCGTAAACCAACTTTTGGGTTCATGCCAAATGACGGCATCGTAGTTCCGCATCAATCAGTTGCCCGGGCCCTGGAGATCGTGAAACAGGCTTTGACGAATGCAGATTTTGAG GGTCCGATTGCACGGAGTGACGGCTGTCCTGACGTTTGGGAAGCAATTCAACAGTCTGGGGAGCCTATCTTCCCCGAAATCGTGAACGTGTTCCCCGGTGGCAAGCGCAGACCTCCTATTCCACTCCCAGAGTATGAGCAGGTGGTGCTCAAAATGAAGGACTACCGCTGGAAATACAACGATTACTGGCAGTCTTCCGCAGGCAAAACAAGTTCTGGTAATGACTTCCGCGTGAGACACCAGGCACTTCCCGAACATGCTAACCTCATCAGGTCGGCCTGTTGA
- the EGC2 gene encoding endo-1,4-beta-glucanase (CAZy:GH5; COG:G; EggNog:ENOG503NVK2) yields the protein MVSHAMRVHQRCHDRSTVVSIPSPFTYCSLGTEGKMAPKTPMRCLRVEGTDIVDADGKQVILKGCATGGHTNMENFITGYPGHENEMRKAMLEVLSQEKYDFFFDKVGSVAPSSTTDHGLTPVKFLEYFFTPSDARFLASLGLNCIRIPINYHHFLDDHNPGIIKQEGFKLIDRIVDACAAEGLYTIIDMHTFPGGQNQGWHSDAGIHKALFWDFKVFQDSMTDLWVEIAKHYKNNTWVAGYNPMNEPADPDHTALQAWYKRVEKAIREVDPDHILFLDGNTYAMDFTGFKEVLPNCVYAIHDYASFGFPAGEPYVGSPEQKESLQKTYERKVQFMKEKGVPIWNGEFGPVYASPGDENYEKVNQQRYDLLGQQLKIYKKDEISWSIWLYKDIGFQGMVHASPDSAYIKLLKPFLEKKKRLGVDKWGRDDSAVKHIYEPVIAHFKEAILPEHINKRYPQVWKIEGHIHRVLRETLMSEILCWEYASYFEGKTLEELDELAGSFKLENCVKREGLNEILRRDAEGRTP from the exons ATGGTCAGCCATGCCATGCGAGTACATCAACGTTGTCATGACCGTTCAACTGTTGTCTCGATTCCATCCCCCTTCACATATTGCTCTTTGGGCACTGAAGGAAAGATGGCGCCAAAGACACCAATGAGATGCCTCCGTGTGGAGGGGACTGACAtcgttgatgctgatggaAAGCAGGTAATTCTCAAAGGT TGTGCCACTGGCGGTCACACCAACATGGAGAACTTCATCACTGGCTACCCTGGTCATGAGAATGAGATGAGGAAGGCAATGCTCGAGGTTCTCAGTCAGGAGAAATAtgacttcttcttcgacaAGGTCGGCTCTGTtgccccttcttccactacTGATCATGGTCTAACACCCGTGAAGTTCCTCGAATACTTCTTCACTCCCTCCGACGCCCGCTTTCTTGCCTCCCTTGGTCTAAACTGCATCCGCATCCCCATCAACTACCACCACTTCCTTGACGACCACAATCCAGGCATCATCAAGCAAGAAGGCTTCAAGCTCATTGATCGCATTGTCGACGCCTGTGCAGCGGAGGGCTTATATACCATCATCGACATGCACACCTTCCCTGGAGGCCAAAATCAAGGCTGGCACTCTGATGCGGGTATTCACAAAGCTTTGTTTTGGGACTTCAAAGTCTTTCAGGACAGCATGACGGATCTCTGGGTCGAGATTGCGAAGCATTACAAAAATAACACCTGG GTCGCTGGCTACAACCCCATGAACGAACCCGCCGACCCTGACCACACTGCACTTCAAGCCTGGTACAAGCGAGTGGAAAAGGCTATTCGCGAGGTTGATCCGGATCACATCCTGTTTCTAGACGGCAACACCTACGCCATGGATTTCACCGGGTTCAAGGAAGTCCTCCCCAACTGCGTGTACGCCATACACGACTACGCCAGCTTTGGCTTCCCAGCAGGCGAGCCCTATGTTGGAAGCCCCGAGCAGAAGGAGTCCCTGCAGAAGACATACGAGAGGAAGGTGCAGTTCATGAAAGAGAAAGGTGTCCCG ATTTGGAACGGCGAGTTTGGTCCCGTCTATGCGAGCCCGGGAGACGAGAACTATGAGAAAGTCAATCAGCAACGTTACGACCTGCTAGGCCAGCAGCTGAAAATCTACAAGAAAGATGAGATCAGCTGGAGCATTTGGCTGTACAAAGACATTGGGTTTCAAGGCATGGTCCACGCTTCGCCAGACTCGGCTTACATCAAGCTGCTCAAGCCTTttctggagaagaagaagcgtTTGGGTGTTGATAAATG GGGCCGCGACGACTCTGCCGTAAAGCACATCTACGAGCCCGTCATCGCTCACTTCAAGGAGGCAATTCTTCCCGAGCATATCAACAAGAGATACCCACAAGTCTGGAAGATAGAGGGGCATATTCACCGAGTGTTGAGGGAGACTCTCATGAGTGAGATTTTGTGCTGGGAGTATGCGAGTTACTTTGAGGGCAAGACGTTGGAGGAGCTAGATGAGCTGGCGGGGAGTTTCAAGTTGGAGAACTGTGTGAaaagggaggggttgaatgagattttgaggagggatGCAGAGGGGCGAACACCGTAG
- a CDS encoding hypothetical protein (EggNog:ENOG503P9RU) produces MKFTATTALLALLTTATALPWSFNSAGNGKHSDEITLHLTLDKGTTTAHHRPPKSKSEEMKIIMGMSDVCLRVCWPESPKCPEEWSPKNMGSDEDPCWTCCRKMEHDL; encoded by the exons atgaagttcaccgccaccaccgcccttctcgccctccttacaaccgccaccgccctcccctgGTCCTTCAACAGTGCCGGCAATGGCAAGCACTCTGATGAGATCAC cctccacctcaccctcgacaaaggaaccaccaccgcccaccaccgcccccccaaGTCAAAGTCGGAAGAGATGAAGATCATCATGGGCATGTCCGATGTCTGCCTCCGCGTCTGCTGGCCCGAATCGCCCAAGTGCCCAGAGGAATGG TCACCCAAGAACATGGGCAGCGACGAGGATCCGTGCTGGACTTGCTGCAGGAAGATGGAGCATGATCTTTGA
- the INDA1 gene encoding Amino-acid permease inda1 (EggNog:ENOG503NUN0; COG:E), producing MSSSEEKGPLPVTPEKEVPPPQFTHSGDAINQHRDQEDFWTRNGLNLKSFQRRGDGASIDSLDRTMKTRHLHMIAIGGSIGAGFFVGSGKALATGGPATLLIDFAIIGIMMFNTVYALGELAVMFPVSGGFYTYSTRFIDPSWGFAMGWNYVMQWSIVLPLELTVCGITIQYWTKDVNVAVWITVFMFAIIIVNVFGTLGYAEEEFWSSVLKLGATVVFMIIAVVLVCGGGPEGSAYDEYSGGKLWQDPGAFANGFRGFCSVFVTAAFSFSGTELVGLAAAEARNPVKSLPGAIKQVFWRITLFYILGLTFIGLLVRHDDDRLLGGDNPYINVDASPFVLVGLDANLRGYDSFMNVIILVSVLSIGVSSVYGGSRTLTALSQQGYAPKIFSYIDRSGRPLISVLFVCAFGPLAYVNLSTSGVVVFDWLLALSGLAALFTWGSICLAHIRFRKAWALQGHTLDEIPFKAAGGVYGSYLGLILVILVLIAQLFVAICPVGGGFNDAEGFFKSYLALPVVIVFWIGGFIWKRTGWLRTDQIDVDTGRRELPWDEINEYREKLAQMPAWKRILHTVFV from the exons ATGTCGTCCTCAGAAGAGAAGGGACCCCTCCCTGTCACTCCTGAGAAGGAGGTTCCTCCCCCACAGTTCACCCACAGTGGTGATGCCATCAACCAGCATCGCGACCAAGAGGACTTCTGGACTCGCAATGGCCTCAACCTCAAGTCCTTCCAGAGACGTGGCGATGGCGCCTCCATCGACTCTCTCGACCGCACCATGAAGACCCGCCATCTGCACATGATTGCCATCGGTGGTTCTATCGGTGCTGGTTTCTTCGTCGGTTCCGGAAAGGCCCTGGCTACCGGTGGTCCCgcaaccctcctcatcgatTTCGCCATCATTGGTATTATGATGTTCAACACGGTCTACGCTCTCGGTGAACTTGCTGTCATGTTCCCTGTCTCTGGTGGTTTCTACACGTACTCTACTCGCTTCATCGATCCTTCCTGGGGTTTCGCCATGGGCTGGAACTACGTCATGCAATGGTCTATCGTCTTGCCTCTTGAACTCACGGTCTGCGGTATCACAATTCAATACTGGACGAAAGACGTCAATGTCG CTGTCTGGATCACCGTCTTCATgtttgccatcatcatcgtcaacgtTTTCGGCACTCTCGGATAcgctgaggaggagttcTGGTCTTCGGTTCTCAAGCTCGGAGCGACTGTCGTCTTCATGATCATTGCCGTCGTTCTCgtctgtggtggtggtcccgAGGGCAGCGCTTACGACGAATACTCTGGTGGCAAGCTTTGGCAAGATCCTGGCGCTTTCGCCAACGGCTTCCGTGGCTTCTGCTCCGTCTTCGTCACTGCTgctttctccttctccggaACTGAGCTGGTCGGTCTTGCCGCTGCTGAGGCCCGCAACCCCGTCAAGTCTCTTCCCGGTGCCATCAAGCAGGTGTTCTGGCGTATCACCCTCTTCTACATCCTGGGTCTCACCTTCATCGGTCTCCTCGTCCGCCACGATGACGACCGTCTCCTCGGTGGTGACAACCCGTACATCAACGTCGATGCTTCTCCCTTCGTCCTGGTCGGTCTCGATGCCAATCTTCGCGGCTATGATTCGTTCATGAACGTCATTATCTTGGTCTCCGTCCTTTCCATCGGTGTTTCCTCCGTCTATGGTGGTTCCCGTACCCTCACTGCCCTTTCCCAGCAGGGTTATGCCCCCAAGATCTTCTCCTACATCGACCGCTCCGGCCGCCCTCTCATCTCCGTGCTTTTCGTTTGCGCTTTCGGCCCCCTCGCCTATGTCAACCTGAGCACTTCCGGTGTCGTTGTCTTCGACTGGCTCCTCGCCTTGTCTGGTCTTgccgccctcttcacctGGGGTTCCATCTGCTTGGCTCATATCCGCTTCCGCAAGGCTTGGGCTCTCCAGGGTCACACTCTGGACGAGATTCCTTTCAAGGCCGCTGGTGGTGTCTATGGCTCTTACCtcggcctcatcctcgtcatcctcgtcttgaTCGCTCAGCTTTTCGTCGCCATCTGCCccgtcggcggcggcttcaACGATGCCGAGGGCTTCTTCAAGTCTTACCTCGCCCTTcccgtcgtcatcgtcttctgGATCGGTGGTTTCATCTGGAAGCGAACAGGTTGGCTCCGCACCGACCAGATCGATGTTGACACTGGCCGCCGCGAGCTCCCCTGGGACGAGATCAACGAGTACCGCGAGAAGCTTGCTCAGATGCCCGCCTGGAAGCGCATCTTGCATACTGTCTTCGTCTAA
- a CDS encoding hypothetical protein (EggNog:ENOG503P7UW) produces MWHLFASGSLSGSLFFALFCLGPLAEAAQCYGINGQKTSGTQCSRDATGTGSSHSSCCDESRQEACLSSGLCFATQRGDNHTFWSQGCTDPTGMDPACPSYCGRSSQYISMPIQPSYTMLHCGSGAWCCCYDNLGMACNQAQCCARNFTLSRGLGTVTRQFDNNGDSVSISSNGGANPENTVDNPMPGLPANMPPWMRLVPVIAAGLLASLLLASIVALGFSCTQNRRLRRQVESLQNLNTSLTTEKLRSYSISRASPTSSARPSVSAPSAPPLLITTETANDDPVSSEPKRSVEDYLPPISARSPLTANTPSRSPHDGSSRTAMERRPSAAWVPENSHANEEPIRTPRTPITAAYHHHLSMVNQALGPSSARSMYGVGSSDPLPQTHPQYHHYQHPQEGQWHGPPGYPIAMPSPIRPAAHEEQRPSWPIREGQNERYTTYTQSGYFPDQSELYNSSTPPEYQYKVGGNSISELPGSAERGKR; encoded by the coding sequence ATGTGGCACCTCTTCGCCTCCGGTTCGCTCAGCGGCTCCCTATTTTTCGCCCTCTTTTGCCTCGGCCCATTGGCTGAAGCAGCACAGTGCTATGGTATAAACGGACAAAAGACGTCGGGGACACAGTGCAGTCGTGACGCTACAGGAACAGGTTCTTCTCACTCATCATGTTGTGATGAGAGCAGGCAAGAAGCCTGTCTCTCCAGTGGCCTCTGTTTCGCAACTCAGAGAGGGGACAATCACACGTTTTGGTCTCAAGGATGCACTGACCCAACGGGAATGGACCCGGCTTGTCCATCTTACTGTGGGAGGTCGAGCCAGTACATCTCTATGCCGATACAGCCATCATATACGATGCTTCACTGCGGAAGCGGCGCCTGGTGTTGCTGTTACGACAACCTTGGAATGGCATGTAATCAGGCGCAATGTTGTGCACGAAACTTTACCCTTTCTCGAGGATTAGGAACCGTAACGAGGCAGTTCGATAATAATGGCGACAGTGTCAGTATCTCTAGTAACGGAGGAGCGAACCCCGAGAATACAGTAGACAACCCAATGCCCGGTTTACCTGCCAATATGCCCCCTTGGATGCGCCTCGTTCCCGTCATCGCAGCCGGTCTGCTTGCTTCACTTCTTCTTGCCAGCATCGTTGCACTTGGATTTTCTTGCACACAGAATAGAAGATTACGGCGCCAGGTTGAATCACTCCAAAATCTCAACACTAGTCTCACCACCGAAAAGCTACGAAGTTATAGCATATCCCGTGCCAGCCCAACTTCGTCGGCGAGGCCAAGTGTTTCTGCGCCATCAGCTCCGCCTCTACTGATTACAACAGAAACAGCGAACGACGATCCGGTCAGCTCAGAGCCCAAGCGTTCAGTTGAAGACTACCTTCCACCGATATCCGCTCGGTCTCCATTGACAGCAAATACTCCCTCGAGGTCGCCACATGATGGCTCAAGCCGGACCGCAATGGAGAGGAGGCCATCAGCAGCATGGGTCCCTGAAAACAGCCACGCAAATGAAGAGCCAATCCGCACCCCGAGAACTCCTATCACTGCGGCGTATCACCATCACCTGTCAATGGTCAACCAAGCCCTAGGTCCATCGTCGGCGAGATCTATGTATGGGGTTGGGTCATCAGATCCTTTgccccaaacccatccacAGTACCACCATTATCAACATCCGCAAGAAGGTCAGTGGCATGGACCACCTGGATACCCTATCGCTATGCCATCACCAATCAGGCCCGCCGCTCACGAGGAGCAAAGACCGAGCTGGCCAATACGGGAGGGACAGAACGAGAGGTACACTACGTACACTCAGAGCGGGTATTTCCCGGACCAATCTGAATTATACAACAGCAGTACGCCGCCAGAGTATCAGTATAAAGTGGGGGGTAATTCGATTTCGGAACTGCCGGGGTCagcagagagagggaaaCGTTGA
- a CDS encoding hypothetical protein (MEROPS:MER0011254; COG:O; EggNog:ENOG503PBB2), with the protein MKPSTLLTFLAHLVATEACLTEQERHGGHIIDLKAHLARGTINRRQANLGTVPVAVGDRFQNGTTAPIGLGYNANATFDTILNSEEIKSAVFGLAKQYGKDKVQYFEMPYKTYENRAMYGARVGGTGKKGNKGYKVLLESGIHSRERGGPDHLIYFISDLLRAAKDKRGLVYGGMSYSAAQVQSALSLGIVIIPVVNPDGLAFDQATDSCWRKNRNLDRAIDGEPVSVGVDLNRNFAPVWNFTEAFAPGVDPSSDDPNSEIYHGTGPLSEPETKNVDWTLDQFPDLGWFLDLHSPATLVLYGWCHDSNQAVNRAQNWQNKTFDGKRGVVPDRSGFEYKEFLVQKDWDALTLAAARVAGGMTDSTGRFYRSLQAPHLYPSSGCSADQGLVRAALDPKKKKVYGIGVEFGEWNYQAECLFYPTQEQHRLNMIESSVAFMELLLAAVRLG; encoded by the coding sequence ATGAAGccatccaccctcctcaccttcctcgcccacctcGTGGCGACCGAAGCCTGTCTCACTGAGCAGGAGCGGCACGGCGGCCACATCATCGACCTCAAAGCCCATCTTGCCAGAGGCACCATCAATCGCCGTCAAGCCAACCTCGGCACCGTTCCCGTCGCTGTTGGTGACCGCTTCCAGaacggcaccaccgcccccatcGGTCTCGGTTACAACGCCAATGCCACCTtcgacaccatcctcaacagcGAAGAGATCAAGTCTGCCGTGTTTGGCCTTGCCAAACAGTATGGCAAGGACAAAGTCCAGTACTTTGAGATGCCGTACAAGACGTACGAGAACAGGGCCATGTATGGTGCCAGGGTTGGTGGGActggcaagaaggggaaCAAGGGGTACAAGGTTCTTCTCGAGAGCGGTATTCACTCGCGTGAGAGAGGTGGGCCAGATCATTTGATTTATTTCATTTCTGACCTCCTCCGTGCTGCAAAGGATAAGAGGGGATTGGTGTATGGTGGCATGTCGTATTCCGCGGCCCAGGTCCAGTCGGCTTTGTCACTgggcatcgtcatcatccctGTTGTCAACCCAGATGGACTGGCTTTCGATCAAGCGACCGACTCTTGCTGGCGCAAGAATCGCAACCTAGATAGGGCGATTGATGGAGAGCCTGTGTCGGTTGGTGTGGACTTGAACCGCAACTTTGCGCCGGTTTGGAACTTCACCGAGGCTTTCGCGCCTGGAGTTGACCCCTCCTCTGACGACCCGAACAGCGAGATTTATCACGGTACTGGACCGCTGTCGGAGCCGGAGACGAAGAATGTTGACTGGACACTCGACCAATTTCCTGACCTTGGGTGGTTCCTGGACCTACACTCGCCGGCAACGTTGGTGCTGTACGGATGGTGTCACGATTCGAACCAGGCTGTGAATAGGGCCCAGAACTGGCAGAACAAGACCTTTGACGGGAAGAGAGGTGTGGTGCCAGATAGGTCAGGTTTCGAGTACAAGGAGTTCTTGGTGCAGAAGGACTGGGATGCTCTGACGCTAGCAGCCGCGAGGGTTGCGGGTGGAATGACAGACTCGACGGGACGCTTTTACCGGTCACTTCAAGCTCCTCATTTGTATCCCAGCAGTGGCTGCTCCGCGGACCAGGGCCTTGTCAGGGCAGCTTTGGatccgaagaagaagaaagtgTATGGGATTGgggtggagtttggggagtgGAATTACCAGGCTGAGTGCTTGTTCTACCCGACTCAGGAGCAGCACAGGCTGAATATGATTGAGAGCAGTGTTGCTTTCATGGAGTtgcttcttgctgctgtgagGTTAGGATGA